Proteins found in one Actinokineospora alba genomic segment:
- a CDS encoding helix-turn-helix domain-containing protein, with the protein MEEDWSAVGKAIKSRSRELGLRQRELAERSQVSQAIIREIENHTVERRRSTRTLEALSLALEWHPGHLAALLYGRKPLTPGQTGDPTDTILSRLEAIQDRLDDISDRLDDLASTTLRRDQR; encoded by the coding sequence GTGGAAGAGGATTGGTCTGCGGTCGGCAAGGCCATTAAGTCGCGTAGTCGCGAACTTGGCTTGCGCCAACGGGAGCTTGCGGAGCGCTCGCAGGTTTCGCAGGCAATCATCCGCGAGATCGAGAATCACACGGTCGAACGCCGGCGCAGTACGCGCACGCTGGAGGCGCTGTCCCTCGCTCTTGAATGGCACCCCGGCCACCTGGCCGCGCTGCTCTACGGACGCAAGCCACTCACGCCGGGCCAGACCGGCGACCCCACCGACACCATCCTGTCGCGCCTGGAGGCCATACAGGACCGCCTGGACGACATAAGCGACCGGCTTGACGACCTGGCCAGCACCACACTGCGGCGAGACCAGAGGTAG
- a CDS encoding DNA polymerase III subunit delta' translates to MGGVWSQLVGQPDAVEVLTAAAQSGARLVDGAGTAAGMTHAWLFTGPPGSGRSVAARAFAAALQCTAGQEVPGCGECQGCHTAMGGTHADVRMVVPEGLTISVSEMRALVQTSARRPTGGRWQVVIITDADRLTEGAANALLKAVEEPPPRTVFLLCAPSDHPDDVSVTIRSRCRRIALRTPAADAISEVLRLRDGIDADTANWAASVCGGHVGRARRLATDPAARDRRAKVLKIPLQLRRMTDVFDAAGELVKAAEADATEVSETRDEAEKDALRTAMGHGGTGKGTASASRGSAGAIKELEKRQKSRATRTKRDVLDLALVDLAGFYRDVLVVHAGSDTTLNHPDHADSAVRAAQNWSPESALRRLEAVLGCREALEQNVKPQIAIEAMVAVLYSG, encoded by the coding sequence ATGGGCGGAGTCTGGTCGCAGCTCGTGGGGCAGCCGGACGCCGTCGAGGTCCTCACCGCCGCCGCCCAGTCGGGCGCCCGGCTGGTCGACGGCGCCGGCACGGCCGCGGGGATGACGCACGCCTGGCTGTTCACCGGTCCACCCGGCTCCGGCCGCTCCGTCGCCGCTCGGGCGTTCGCCGCCGCGCTGCAGTGCACGGCGGGGCAAGAGGTGCCGGGCTGCGGCGAGTGCCAGGGCTGCCACACGGCGATGGGCGGCACCCACGCCGACGTGCGCATGGTCGTCCCGGAGGGCCTGACCATCTCGGTCAGCGAGATGCGCGCGCTGGTGCAGACCTCGGCCCGCAGGCCGACCGGCGGCCGCTGGCAGGTCGTGATCATCACCGACGCCGACCGGCTGACTGAAGGCGCGGCCAACGCACTCCTCAAGGCGGTGGAGGAGCCACCGCCCCGCACGGTCTTCTTGCTGTGCGCGCCATCGGACCACCCGGACGACGTCTCGGTGACGATCCGCTCCCGCTGCCGCCGCATCGCCCTGCGCACCCCGGCGGCGGACGCGATCAGCGAAGTCCTGCGCCTGCGCGACGGAATCGACGCCGACACCGCGAACTGGGCCGCCTCGGTCTGCGGCGGCCACGTCGGCCGCGCCCGCAGGTTGGCGACCGACCCAGCGGCCCGCGACCGCCGCGCGAAGGTCCTGAAGATCCCGCTGCAACTGCGCAGAATGACCGACGTCTTCGACGCCGCGGGCGAACTCGTGAAGGCGGCGGAGGCCGACGCCACGGAGGTCAGCGAAACCCGCGACGAAGCCGAGAAGGACGCCCTACGGACCGCGATGGGCCACGGCGGCACCGGCAAGGGCACCGCGTCGGCGTCACGGGGGAGCGCGGGCGCGATCAAGGAGCTGGAGAAGCGGCAGAAGTCCAGGGCCACCCGAACCAAGCGGGACGTGCTGGACCTGGCATTGGTGGACCTGGCGGGCTTCTACCGGGACGTATTGGTGGTCCACGCGGGTTCGGACACGACGCTGAATCACCCGGACCATGCGGACAGCGCGGTCCGGGCGGCACAGAACTGGTCGCCTGAGTCGGCGCTGCGCAGGCTTGAGGCGGTGCTCGGGTGCCGGGAGGCGCTGGAGCAGAACGTGAAGCCGCAGATCGCCATCGAGGCGATGGTGGCCGTCCTCTATTCAGGCTGA
- a CDS encoding NUDIX domain-containing protein, whose amino-acid sequence MTDEQHGAWKTFGERLVYDNRWVKVGLVDVEAPNGERWDYHVVHLARIAIALIVNDQDEALMLWRYRFATDQWGYELLGGMVDDGDDAATTAAREAAEESGWKPVGEPEHLVSFEPLPGQVTAQVDVYLWRDAEHIGEPTDTEETGRIEWVDLARVTELADRKELLGSGTLVSLFYYLNSRFRSSQK is encoded by the coding sequence GTGACGGATGAGCAGCATGGCGCGTGGAAGACCTTCGGTGAGCGGCTTGTGTACGACAACCGCTGGGTGAAGGTCGGCCTGGTCGATGTCGAGGCCCCCAACGGCGAACGTTGGGACTACCACGTCGTCCATCTTGCGCGTATCGCGATTGCTCTCATCGTTAACGACCAGGACGAAGCTCTGATGCTCTGGCGCTACCGCTTTGCGACGGATCAGTGGGGCTATGAGCTGTTGGGCGGAATGGTTGATGACGGTGATGATGCCGCTACAACAGCGGCCCGCGAAGCGGCCGAAGAGAGCGGATGGAAGCCTGTAGGCGAGCCTGAACACCTTGTTAGCTTCGAGCCACTACCTGGGCAGGTAACCGCTCAAGTCGACGTCTATTTGTGGCGTGATGCCGAGCATATCGGCGAGCCAACCGACACGGAAGAGACCGGGCGCATTGAATGGGTTGACCTTGCCCGGGTCACTGAACTGGCAGACCGAAAGGAGCTGCTTGGATCTGGAACCCTTGTTTCGTTATTTTACTATCTTAACTCACGTTTCCGGTCCAGTCAGAAGTAG
- a CDS encoding FtsK/SpoIIIE domain-containing protein: MNADRELVNATTRDVLDVGPVLEGELVDESERPRLVSWRDRFARWWRYSPRVPMALKGWTNVRQAVRHAAVWLLVQPWRYARAVVRGLVVAVRWWRSWVKVGDYRDAAVASEKLADKFTEIRELTIFRWKVTGAVLVAVVCGVLTTYLVYGEQVWWWTGAVASVSLAVLGRRKDGSPGRKPVLSGPRSLTWTMDPQVLVDAFRDAKLIGKDETLRLVERAARQGDGWAVTVDLPATRKAADVVKNRDALASALAVDEVQLITERVRGNGGHAGRVALWVADADPYASAPLRTPLLGVARWDAWRPVPFGRDARNRRIDLPLVWTSLLVGAIPRQGKTFAARLAAAGLILDPHTRLYVADFKAGKDWDAVGLVAHRFMSGDEPAHVLALIDWLVELVGEVQGRYRRMRELDDLTCPESKITPAMARDLSLDMPITPIVIDEVQVPLEERTPVAVQGKRLPAGEYVGELLTWLAKKGPAAGVVLVLATQRPDSKTIPSGLRAVLGSRFALRVMDWRDSNIVLGEQMNTRGYDSSRLLPSHKGVGILRPDGETDAGADVLAMTVRTYYMPNEDWRVICRQGRALREQEGTLTGHAAGQNTPPVIERADLALAIGTPQPRHEEEAADDRIELPEPLGSVINYLDDHDDGRTFVTSAELIDALGADATWFGRQMSELGCRSTRERVETDGGTRQARGYRLVDLRAAADRIAEDDDGGADRL; the protein is encoded by the coding sequence ATGAACGCCGATCGGGAGTTGGTGAACGCGACCACGCGTGACGTCTTGGACGTCGGTCCGGTACTGGAAGGGGAGTTGGTCGACGAGTCGGAGCGTCCCCGGCTGGTGTCGTGGCGGGACCGATTCGCCCGCTGGTGGCGGTACTCGCCACGCGTGCCCATGGCCTTGAAGGGCTGGACAAATGTTCGGCAGGCAGTCCGGCACGCGGCGGTGTGGCTGTTGGTTCAGCCGTGGCGCTATGCCCGTGCGGTCGTGCGGGGCCTGGTGGTCGCGGTCCGTTGGTGGCGGTCGTGGGTGAAGGTAGGTGACTACCGCGACGCGGCGGTCGCGTCGGAGAAGCTGGCGGACAAGTTCACCGAGATCCGTGAACTCACGATCTTCCGATGGAAGGTCACCGGCGCGGTATTGGTCGCTGTGGTTTGCGGTGTCCTGACTACTTACCTGGTCTATGGCGAACAGGTGTGGTGGTGGACCGGTGCCGTGGCGTCGGTGTCGTTGGCGGTTCTCGGTAGGCGCAAGGACGGTTCACCCGGACGAAAGCCGGTGTTGTCCGGTCCTCGGAGTCTGACGTGGACGATGGATCCACAGGTCTTGGTCGACGCGTTCCGCGACGCGAAGTTGATCGGCAAGGACGAGACGTTGCGGTTGGTGGAGCGGGCAGCGAGGCAGGGCGACGGTTGGGCGGTGACGGTCGATCTACCAGCGACGCGCAAGGCGGCCGACGTGGTCAAGAACCGCGACGCGTTGGCCTCAGCGTTGGCCGTCGATGAGGTCCAGTTGATCACCGAGCGGGTCCGGGGCAACGGCGGACACGCGGGTCGGGTGGCGCTATGGGTCGCGGATGCCGATCCGTACGCGTCGGCGCCACTTCGGACTCCATTGCTCGGGGTGGCGCGGTGGGACGCGTGGCGTCCGGTGCCGTTCGGCCGCGATGCGCGCAACCGCCGGATCGATTTGCCGCTGGTGTGGACGTCACTGTTGGTCGGTGCGATTCCTAGGCAGGGCAAGACATTCGCTGCGCGATTGGCAGCCGCGGGCTTGATCTTGGACCCGCATACTCGGCTTTACGTGGCGGATTTCAAGGCCGGAAAGGACTGGGACGCGGTAGGTCTGGTCGCGCACCGATTCATGTCCGGTGACGAACCCGCGCACGTGCTGGCACTGATCGATTGGCTGGTGGAGTTGGTCGGGGAGGTTCAGGGTCGGTATCGGCGGATGCGGGAGTTGGATGACCTGACGTGCCCGGAATCGAAGATCACCCCCGCGATGGCACGGGATTTGAGCCTGGACATGCCGATCACGCCGATTGTCATTGATGAGGTTCAAGTGCCGTTGGAGGAACGCACACCCGTTGCAGTGCAAGGAAAACGTCTCCCGGCAGGCGAGTACGTCGGGGAGCTGTTGACCTGGTTGGCGAAGAAGGGGCCTGCGGCCGGAGTCGTTCTGGTCCTGGCGACACAGCGGCCGGACTCCAAGACGATCCCCTCTGGTCTGCGCGCGGTTCTCGGGTCGCGGTTTGCCCTGCGGGTGATGGATTGGCGGGACAGCAACATCGTCCTTGGGGAGCAGATGAACACACGCGGCTACGACTCCAGTCGCCTGCTGCCCTCGCACAAGGGTGTCGGCATCCTCCGGCCCGATGGCGAGACCGACGCGGGCGCGGACGTGTTGGCGATGACGGTGCGGACCTACTACATGCCGAACGAGGACTGGCGGGTCATCTGCCGCCAGGGCCGTGCCCTACGCGAACAGGAAGGAACCTTGACAGGACACGCGGCCGGACAGAACACGCCACCCGTGATCGAACGCGCTGACCTGGCGTTGGCTATCGGCACGCCCCAACCCCGGCACGAGGAGGAAGCCGCAGACGACAGGATCGAGTTGCCCGAACCGCTCGGGTCGGTGATCAACTACCTGGACGACCATGACGACGGCCGCACGTTCGTCACAAGCGCGGAGCTGATCGACGCATTGGGGGCGGACGCGACGTGGTTCGGTAGGCAGATGAGCGAACTGGGGTGCCGGTCCACGCGGGAACGCGTCGAAACGGACGGCGGCACTCGCCAAGCGCGGGGCTACCGACTGGTGGACCTGCGGGCCGCTGCCGACCGCATCGCCGAGGACGATGACGGCGGGGCGGACAGGTTGTGA
- a CDS encoding WhiB family transcriptional regulator, which produces MNDYVDPEDYWEMLAADLDRYAAVPDEVLSEIVTRDGACMALFDEDNAPDFTGDAVSDRELAARVCAGCPVRRECLELELRTAGEFTLGVWGALNEEDRRAVYPVWLARRARAERDGGDQ; this is translated from the coding sequence GTGAACGACTACGTGGACCCGGAGGACTACTGGGAGATGTTGGCGGCCGACTTGGACCGCTACGCGGCGGTGCCCGATGAGGTGCTGTCGGAGATCGTGACTCGGGATGGCGCGTGCATGGCGCTGTTCGATGAGGACAACGCGCCGGACTTCACGGGTGATGCGGTGTCGGATCGGGAGCTGGCCGCGCGTGTGTGTGCCGGGTGTCCCGTGCGGCGTGAGTGTCTGGAACTGGAGTTGCGGACGGCTGGTGAGTTCACGCTTGGAGTGTGGGGAGCGCTGAACGAAGAGGATCGGCGCGCGGTTTACCCCGTGTGGCTCGCCCGCCGTGCTCGCGCCGAGCGGGACGGGGGTGACCAGTGA
- a CDS encoding tetratricopeptide repeat protein, giving the protein MPSTPLQSTRKQLGYSAESVITMLINRAERIGEPVATRTSLKTKLSRWENGHEPVSGKGYQRLFREIYGRTNDELGFPPEIQDDEANELRARLAVARTVDSATIDIFRRQVDNARHVDRRFGGMSLLDQLRGHIDQVGALLRFSAGRGQREELAGVLTEASTLAGWESLDRNAINQSWDHYERGKSAAREAGSTSLLAHATAEQAFVLIDLGETALALEQLAEARSLADDVASPLLRTWLAAAHGEGYAASGKRDEALRAFDDARASLPVDPVDPTLPFLFLGDGHLDRWRGNALARLGDPQAIDYLTRALPRLPAEFTRAKVGLLVDLAYAHAASGQRDATDAYSRQARQLAGQIKSDRQLRRLKQLRLPTT; this is encoded by the coding sequence ATGCCAAGTACCCCGCTCCAGAGCACGCGGAAGCAACTCGGCTACTCGGCAGAGTCCGTGATCACGATGCTGATCAACCGCGCCGAACGCATTGGCGAACCCGTCGCGACCCGCACCAGCCTGAAGACAAAACTGTCGCGCTGGGAGAATGGCCATGAGCCGGTTAGCGGCAAGGGATATCAGCGCCTGTTCCGCGAGATCTACGGCCGGACGAACGACGAGTTAGGGTTCCCACCCGAGATTCAAGACGACGAAGCGAACGAGCTGCGCGCGCGGTTGGCCGTCGCTCGCACCGTCGACTCAGCCACGATCGACATCTTCCGCCGCCAGGTCGACAACGCCCGCCACGTGGACCGCCGCTTCGGCGGCATGTCACTTCTAGACCAACTTCGCGGCCACATCGACCAGGTCGGCGCGCTACTCCGCTTCAGCGCAGGTCGAGGCCAGCGCGAGGAACTTGCTGGGGTTCTAACGGAGGCGTCCACGCTGGCCGGTTGGGAGTCGCTGGACCGCAACGCGATTAACCAATCTTGGGACCACTACGAACGGGGCAAGTCCGCCGCGCGGGAGGCTGGCTCGACGTCGCTACTTGCTCACGCCACAGCGGAACAGGCATTCGTCCTCATCGACCTCGGCGAAACCGCGCTAGCACTCGAACAGCTTGCCGAAGCACGCTCGCTGGCTGATGACGTCGCCAGCCCTCTTCTCCGAACCTGGCTGGCCGCAGCACACGGTGAGGGATACGCAGCCTCGGGCAAACGGGACGAAGCTCTACGGGCGTTCGATGATGCACGAGCCTCGCTGCCTGTCGATCCGGTTGACCCAACTCTGCCGTTCCTCTTTCTGGGTGATGGCCACTTGGACCGATGGCGGGGCAACGCTTTGGCAAGACTGGGAGATCCGCAAGCGATCGACTACCTGACACGTGCCCTCCCGCGTCTGCCCGCCGAGTTCACCCGCGCCAAAGTTGGGCTGCTTGTCGATCTCGCCTATGCCCACGCTGCCTCAGGACAGCGTGACGCTACAGACGCATACTCAAGACAAGCGCGTCAGCTCGCTGGTCAAATCAAGTCCGACCGCCAATTGCGGCGATTGAAACAGCTTCGACTACCGACAACATAA
- a CDS encoding tyrosine-type recombinase/integrase, with the protein MKIYAGVDEVTGGELWLRETVPAGPDIEARVEVVRTRLLAQVDAKLNARTTATVTQLLDRYFELTDIEENTKVSYQSLERNHIRPLIGALPLGKVDGEQLDSFYRKLRTCRAHCKGRRYVEHRRKRPHDCVESGCREHVCRPLGAASIVKIQSILRKSGKSAVRWKWVGTNPFTLAESQKAPKPKPKPPRADQAAIIVEEAWADLEWGMFIWLAMVTGARRGEMCALKWDDLDLSAGVIGIKRSVAQRGKRTWEKDTKTHQQRRITIDESTVSLLTAYQARRLEIAGVDEFHPDARIFSSSADSMTWLKPDSVSQKYSRLCARLGWTMNIHNLRHYSATELILAGVDVNTVAGRLGHGGGGSTTLKFYTAWSEEADQRAAGKLAARMPEPPITPKIEDGKVVPILKRRNDPASPYQEIAADLRGAIKCGAMKPGDVLPTFSDLAARYGKSTGTAQRAVAELRAEGLVSVSRGRRAVVADPSVPQPLADVVGLDTTKRRRGK; encoded by the coding sequence GTGAAGATCTACGCGGGTGTGGACGAGGTCACAGGCGGGGAACTGTGGCTCCGGGAGACCGTGCCAGCCGGGCCAGATATCGAAGCCCGCGTCGAGGTCGTGCGGACCAGGCTGCTCGCGCAGGTCGACGCCAAGCTGAACGCGCGCACCACGGCGACCGTCACGCAGTTGCTCGACCGCTACTTCGAGCTGACAGACATCGAAGAGAACACGAAGGTGTCGTATCAGTCGCTTGAGAGGAACCACATTCGTCCGCTGATCGGCGCGTTGCCGCTTGGCAAGGTAGACGGGGAACAGCTCGACTCCTTTTACCGGAAGCTACGCACGTGTCGAGCGCACTGCAAAGGACGTCGGTATGTCGAACACCGCAGGAAGCGTCCGCACGACTGTGTTGAAAGCGGTTGCCGAGAACACGTGTGCCGTCCGCTAGGCGCAGCTTCGATAGTGAAGATTCAGTCCATTTTGCGGAAATCGGGCAAGAGCGCGGTGAGGTGGAAGTGGGTAGGGACCAATCCCTTCACTCTGGCCGAATCGCAGAAGGCGCCTAAGCCCAAGCCGAAACCGCCGAGAGCTGATCAAGCCGCAATTATCGTTGAAGAGGCTTGGGCGGACCTTGAGTGGGGAATGTTCATTTGGCTCGCCATGGTTACAGGCGCGCGGCGGGGTGAAATGTGCGCGCTGAAATGGGACGACCTAGACCTTTCTGCGGGCGTGATCGGCATCAAACGAAGTGTCGCGCAGCGTGGGAAGCGCACGTGGGAGAAGGACACCAAGACTCACCAGCAGCGCCGAATCACGATCGATGAATCGACCGTGTCCCTGTTGACGGCATACCAAGCCCGCAGGCTCGAAATCGCAGGGGTAGACGAGTTTCATCCTGACGCGCGGATTTTCTCGTCGTCTGCCGACAGTATGACGTGGCTAAAGCCGGACTCTGTGAGTCAGAAATACTCTCGACTTTGTGCACGGCTAGGCTGGACCATGAACATTCACAACCTGCGCCACTACTCAGCGACCGAGCTAATCCTTGCGGGGGTTGACGTCAATACCGTTGCTGGCAGGCTGGGACATGGAGGCGGCGGGTCCACCACTCTCAAGTTCTACACGGCATGGTCGGAAGAAGCGGACCAGCGTGCGGCTGGAAAGCTTGCCGCCAGAATGCCTGAGCCGCCAATCACGCCAAAGATTGAGGATGGCAAAGTGGTGCCGATTCTCAAGCGGCGCAATGACCCCGCAAGTCCCTATCAAGAGATCGCCGCAGATCTGCGCGGCGCGATCAAGTGCGGCGCGATGAAACCAGGCGATGTGCTCCCCACGTTCTCTGACCTCGCAGCTCGCTACGGGAAGTCGACCGGAACCGCGCAACGCGCTGTCGCAGAGCTTCGAGCGGAGGGCTTGGTGTCCGTCAGCCGTGGCCGTCGTGCCGTGGTCGCCGATCCGAGCGTCCCGCAACCGCTCGCAGATGTCGTCGGCTTGGACACAACGAAGCGGCGGCGCGGGAAGTAG
- a CDS encoding helix-turn-helix domain-containing protein: protein MSNAGPPAFYTVREAARILRVDPSTLYRAIREGGFPAVRVRNRRYVVPAAVLDQLVSAAAESGCLVDPGRMAAERRIAREVERQSGGAW from the coding sequence ATGTCTAATGCCGGTCCGCCGGCGTTCTACACGGTGCGCGAAGCGGCCCGGATTCTTCGCGTAGATCCGTCCACCCTCTACCGGGCGATCAGGGAAGGCGGGTTCCCCGCTGTTCGAGTTCGGAACCGTCGATACGTGGTTCCGGCCGCCGTGCTGGACCAGCTCGTGTCTGCGGCGGCTGAGTCCGGGTGCTTGGTCGACCCCGGCCGTATGGCGGCTGAGCGTCGGATTGCTCGTGAGGTCGAGCGTCAGTCCGGGGGTGCGTGGTGA